From Oryza sativa Japonica Group chromosome 4, ASM3414082v1, one genomic window encodes:
- the LOC107280743 gene encoding MEIOTIC F-BOX protein MOF-like yields MKQPYADDDGDRLSALPDCLLHTVMSFLSARQAVRTCVLSRRWRGLWLSMPCLNIDGDEYRPATAGGGGGATITERWERLENFTTSLLFAHNAPFLDRFRLHLPNFQRITATQQHHGRQMERWILRGFRYRPAALEIAVGVAAVAFKLPLLGTSSASRLKRLHLSGVVLDGGFGECIRSWCPVLEAMELKACIFEDLKEIVSSTIKSLAIVDCRSGHHTDALVCRMDSLVEASISGTRFGSDFDKTTSTLIGSLINVRELNVSWFQPVELKYGESANFQTFHELTTLNIYECDLGQNLHILLSFLQNTPNLKKVILQNCEISGHSRKRKRTPRANRNQIHSKRRSLITSKSEISKIMKMTYEDDGVSDLIELLLRNWRKLEDHTIIITKI; encoded by the exons ATGAAGCAGCCgtacgccgacgacgacggcgaccgccTGAGCGCGCTGCCGGACTGCCTCCTCCACACGGTCATGTCCTTCCTCTCGGCGCGGCAGGCCGTGCGGACGTGCGTGctgtcgcggcggtggcgcgggctgTGGCTGTCCATGCCGTGCCTCAACATCGACGGCGACGAGTACCGGCCggccacggccggcggcggcggcggcgccaccatcaccgagagGTGGGAGAGGCTGGAGAACTTCACCACCAGCCTGCTCTTCGCCCACAACGCGCCGTTCCTGGACAGGTTCCGCCTCCATCTCCCAAACTTCCAGCGCATCACGGCTACTCAGCAGCATCACGGGCGGCAGATGGAGAGATGGATCCTCCGCGGCTTCCGGTACCGGCCCGCCGCGCTGGAGATCGCCGTcggagtcgccgccgtcgcgttcaAGCTGCCTCTCCTCGGCACCTCCTCGGCTAGCCGCCTCAAGAGATTGCATCTTTCCGGCGTGGTTTTGGACGGCGGCTTCGGCGAGTGCATCCGCTCATGGTGCCCCGTCTTGGAAGCCATGGAGCTCAAGGCTTGCATCTTCGAGGATCTGAAGGAGATCGTCTCCAGCACGATCAAGAGTTTGGCCATTGTTGACTGCAGAAGTGGGCACCATACTGATGCATTGGTTTGTCGAATGGATTCCCTCGTTGAAGCATCGATTAGTGGAACACGTTTCGGATCCGACTTTGACAAGACGACATCCACTTTAATAGGCAGTCTAATCAACGTGAGGGAACTTAATGTGTCGTGGTTTCAGCCAGTG GAGTTGAAATATGGTGAATCTGCGAACTTTCAAACATTTCACGAGCTCACTACATTGAACATATATGAATGTGATCTGGgtcaaaatttacatatattgctGAGTTTTCTGCAGAACACTCCTAACCTCAAGAAAGTTATATTGCAGAACTGCGAG ATTTCAGGTCATTCGAGAAAGAGGAAAAGAACACCCAGGGCAAACAGGAACCAGATTCATTCCAAGCGCAGAAGTCTGATAACTTCCAAGTCTGAGATCTCGAAGATAATGAAGATGACATATGAAGATGACGGTGTCAGTGACCTTATTGAACTTTTGTTGCGCAATTGGAGAAAACTTGAGGACCATACTATCATAATCACCAAGATTTGA
- the LOC107280599 gene encoding uncharacterized protein, with product MKPTSSPAAAVKDFKILKSGRRVELSSQNLSASRQGTGGIQVNSDSWKEVRGKHWWRKSSAFNPPNNKEYLQSRRARFLQHMEGHPNGRTEEAATKIIGRKCSVQYVEEYSRRRNYSCTYDLWIWTDEPRAIPRGGTFAITSADEEGLSTDIPLPDLEPLRNPPPSDTKKGWTYNVLVHVDTLEDLLTRKAHAYKWEYDVQDDGTRYREYPLPCRAEPDPSRGPTDDDDDKDRDKPSRSHHRSRSLWDRLGRRSSSCSREPERDDGRRQGNEDRGRPRNRERSGPRSRSGRSREPSEGQGDVLSVLESHLDPMLHEASVQHSIYSPDNAPPRVASPVFVLSSFAEQGTPHTNGVATDVQTQAGLVARQGNRVEEFISALSTPLQQPLLPAPDVNARCPSYAKRYRKPLSPSSLKTIAELVEKGGCKTIRLKAAKKKVAVAPL from the exons ATGAAGCCTACAAGCTCGCCTGCTGCAGCTGTAAAGGATTTCAAGATCCTCAAGAGTGGGCGAAGAGTTGAGTTGTCTTCTCAAAATCTTTCAGCTTCCAGGCAAGGTACAGGAGGCATTCAAGTGAATTCAGATTCTTGGAAAGAGGTCAGAGGgaagcactggtggagaaaatCCTCTGCATTCAATCCTCCCAACAACAAAGAGTATCTGCAGTCAAGGAGGGCGCGCTTCCTGCAGCATATGGAAG GGCATCCCAATGGCCGCACTGAAGAAGCCGCGACCAAGATAATCGGGCGCAAGTGCTCGGTTCAATATGTTGAAGAATACTCCCGCCGGCGCAACTACAGCTGCACCTATGATCTTTGGATTTGGACTGATGAGCCCAGGGCAATCCCTCGTGGTGGCACTTTCGCCATCACTTCTGCTGATGAGGAAGGTCTGTCCACGGACATTCCTCTGCCGGACTTGGAGCCGCTTCGCAACCCGCCGCCGTCAGACACAAAGAAGGGGTGGACCTACAATGTCCTCGTTCATGTGGATACTCTTGAAGACCTCCTCACTCGCAAAGCCCATGCCTATAAGTGGGAGTATGATGTCCAAGATGACGGTACTCGATATAGAGAGTATCCTCTGCCTTGTAGAGCTGAGCCTGATCCTTCAAGAGGGCCGactgatgatgacgacgacaaaGACAGAGACAAGCCAAGTAGGTCCCATCACAGGAGTCGCTCCCTGTGGGATCGGCTTGGGCGCCGATCCTCAAGCTGCAGCAGAGAGCCAGAGAGAGATGACGGCCGGCGTCAGGGCAATGAAGACAGGGGGCGCCCGCGCAACCGGGAACGCTCGGGTCCTCGTAGCAGAAGCGGTCGGTCTAGGGAGCCAAGTGAGGGGCAGGGAGATGTCCTTTCCGTTCTGGAGAGTCATCTTGACCCAATGTTGCATGAGGCGTCCGTGCAGCATTCCATCTACTCACCAGACAATGCTCCTCCCCGTGTGGCTTCTCCTGTTTTTGTACTTTCTTCTTTTGCAGAACAGGGGACTCCGCATACCAATGGGGTGGCGACGGATGTGCAGACTCAAGCCGGGCTGGTGGCGAGGCAGGGCAACAGGGTGGAAGAGTTCATCTCTGCTCTCTCGACTCCTCTTCAGCAGCCGCTGCTACCTGCTCCCGACGTCAATGCTCGTTGTCCAAGCTATGCTAAG CGCTACAGGAAGCCTCTCTCTCCATCCTCCTTGAAGACAATCGCTGAGCTCGTGGAGAAGGGGGGATGCAAGACCATCCGTCTGAAGGCTGCAAAGAAGAAGGTGGCGGTCGCGCCCCTGTGA